The following are from one region of the Abiotrophia defectiva ATCC 49176 genome:
- the rimI gene encoding ribosomal protein S18-alanine N-acetyltransferase, with product MQHLSTIIREFWQERVLGRHSQDASQTPPKRHAALDISQFQPQPLGAGAYLRQLVEEDLPELVALEELCYDGFLAWTLKDFRTDFRYNLYAIYWVLEIDGHIQGLISGRCQQKTAHISHLFIHPRFRRQGYARRLVQRWCRCVSQIGSRRVTLEVRATNQAAQTLYQGLGFEIERLVPNYYHTMQEDALFMVYDCQQ from the coding sequence ATGCAGCACTTATCCACTATTATTCGTGAGTTCTGGCAGGAGCGGGTACTAGGTCGCCATTCCCAGGATGCTAGTCAGACGCCACCCAAGCGTCATGCGGCTCTTGATATCAGCCAGTTTCAGCCCCAACCCTTGGGCGCGGGGGCCTATCTACGGCAATTAGTCGAAGAGGACTTGCCTGAGCTAGTGGCCTTGGAAGAACTCTGCTACGACGGTTTTCTGGCCTGGACCCTTAAGGATTTCCGGACCGACTTCCGTTATAATCTCTACGCCATCTACTGGGTACTGGAAATTGATGGCCATATTCAGGGCCTGATTTCTGGCCGTTGCCAGCAAAAGACCGCTCACATCAGCCATCTCTTCATCCACCCGCGCTTTCGGCGCCAGGGCTATGCCCGTCGCCTGGTGCAACGCTGGTGTCGTTGCGTCAGCCAAATCGGCAGCCGGCGGGTGACCTTAGAGGTTCGGGCGACCAACCAGGCCGCTCAAACCCTTTACCAGGGGCTAGGCTTTGAAATTGAACGCCTAGTGCCCAACTACTACCACACCATGCAGGAGGATGCCCTCTTCATGGTCTATGACTGTCAGCAATAG
- the rimI gene encoding ribosomal protein S18-alanine N-acetyltransferase, with translation MDSKHYQVVPFTGAQLPEAFRQVIIEGNQALHWNEAQSRDDFQLDQTEYYLLLDHDQVLGYVGLHHVLDEATLNLVYIQADLRGQGLGRQLLDFVLNQLTHRGIRHVFLEVRQANAAALGLYQQAGFETLIVRPRYYQNPVDDAVIMQKLLSRSEKEGEPS, from the coding sequence ATGGACAGCAAACATTATCAGGTGGTGCCCTTCACCGGCGCCCAGCTACCCGAGGCCTTCCGTCAGGTTATTATTGAAGGCAATCAGGCCTTGCACTGGAATGAAGCTCAGAGTCGGGACGACTTCCAACTGGACCAGACCGAGTATTACCTGCTGCTAGACCATGATCAGGTGCTGGGTTATGTCGGCCTCCACCATGTCTTGGATGAAGCCACCCTCAACCTAGTCTATATCCAAGCTGACTTACGGGGCCAGGGCTTGGGGCGCCAGCTCCTGGATTTCGTCTTAAATCAACTAACCCATCGGGGCATCCGCCATGTCTTCTTGGAAGTGCGCCAGGCTAATGCAGCGGCCCTGGGCCTCTACCAGCAGGCCGGCTTTGAAACCTTAATCGTCCGGCCACGTTACTATCAAAATCCGGTGGATGACGCGGTCATTATGCAAAAATTACTAAGTCGATCAGAAAAGGAGGGGGAGCCTTCATGA
- the tsaD gene encoding tRNA (adenosine(37)-N6)-threonylcarbamoyltransferase complex transferase subunit TsaD, whose product MSQVVRIMAFESSCDETSVAIVEDGQTILANVVASQVQSHIRFGGVVPEVASRHHVEQISQVTRLALEQAGVTWQDIDAIAVTQGPGLVGALLVGITAAKTLALVHDKPLIAVNHLAGHIYASQIGQPLAFPLLALIASGGHTELVYMPEHASYQVVGETQDDAVGEAYDKVGRLLGLPYPAGKHMDALAHQGQDTYPVPRAMLQEDNLDFSFSGMKSAVMNLVHNAKQRGQELVTADLATSFQQAVVDVLVGKTLKALAQYPVKQFILAGGVAANSGLRQRLSEELASRYPELEVLIPPLSLCGDNAAMIGAAAYPLYLQKRYSPLTLNAKPGLFL is encoded by the coding sequence ATGAGTCAAGTAGTTCGGATTATGGCCTTTGAATCGTCTTGCGATGAGACCAGTGTGGCCATTGTCGAAGACGGCCAGACCATCTTAGCCAATGTGGTGGCTTCCCAGGTCCAAAGCCATATCCGCTTTGGCGGGGTGGTGCCCGAGGTAGCCAGCCGCCATCATGTGGAACAAATCAGTCAGGTCACCCGTCTGGCCTTAGAACAAGCTGGCGTCACTTGGCAGGACATTGATGCCATTGCGGTCACCCAGGGGCCTGGCCTAGTCGGCGCCCTCCTAGTCGGGATTACGGCCGCCAAGACCTTGGCCTTGGTCCACGACAAGCCCTTGATTGCGGTCAATCATTTGGCCGGCCATATCTATGCCAGTCAAATCGGGCAGCCACTAGCCTTTCCCCTGCTGGCCCTGATTGCTTCGGGCGGCCATACCGAGTTGGTTTATATGCCTGAGCATGCAAGCTATCAAGTCGTGGGAGAGACCCAGGATGATGCGGTCGGCGAAGCCTATGATAAGGTCGGGCGCCTGCTGGGCCTGCCTTATCCGGCCGGTAAGCATATGGACGCCTTGGCCCATCAGGGTCAGGACACCTATCCGGTACCACGGGCCATGCTGCAAGAAGATAACTTGGACTTCAGCTTTAGTGGTATGAAGAGCGCGGTCATGAACCTAGTTCATAATGCCAAGCAAAGGGGTCAGGAGCTGGTGACGGCTGATTTGGCCACCAGCTTCCAGCAGGCGGTTGTCGATGTCTTGGTGGGTAAGACCCTCAAGGCTTTGGCGCAATATCCAGTTAAGCAATTTATTCTAGCCGGGGGTGTGGCCGCTAACTCTGGCCTGCGTCAGCGTCTCAGCGAGGAATTGGCCAGTCGCTATCCTGAGCTTGAAGTTCTGATTCCGCCTCTATCCCTCTGTGGCGACAATGCGGCCATGATTGGGGCGGCCGCCTATCCGCTTTATTTACAAAAAAGATATAGTCCACTGACCCTCAATGCTAAGCCTGGCTTATTCTTATAA
- a CDS encoding ABC-F family ATP-binding cassette domain-containing protein, giving the protein MILLQANDLARRFADDTLYEGVSFNIQTQDRIALVGRNGAGKSTLIKQIMGEEPISDGSITKAKGLKIGYLAQHVRTEWNDSLSIWDTMLAVFQETLALRQTAEEAAMRLAELSDDTQAPAYQAALERYDQLQEALTQRNAYAIESDIRTVLHGFRFYEADYATPVSQLSGGQRTRLALARILLMDYDLLILDEPTNHLDMTTLAWLETYLTGYKGALLLVSHDRYFLDKVVNQVLELRHHRLHTYKGNYSYYVEEKALRLAAEEKAYAAQQATIQKLEDFVQRNLVRASTTKRAQSRRKQLEKMDRLDKPKQDKQAPRIQFLAAKDSGEDVLAVDHLAVGYEATPVAQDLNLQVRRQEAIALVGPNGVGKTTLLKTLIGQLPALAGTYRFGTGVQVGYYDQNLVLPDENLTVLETLWQAHDTTDEKVIRTILGSFLFSGDDVLKKVSMLSGGEKARLSLALLATEHDNTLILDEPTNHLDIDSKEVLEDALIAFDGTLLFVSHDRYFINRLATQVVEVTPQGVKTYLGDYDYYQEKKAEEALIAQSQSSEAGTEPKAANSANPAQQDYQAMKEAKRQRRRLEEAVDQADASHAQWEARIAQLHTQMETAALANDQSQLAQLHQDLQEAEAAQLEALEAWESASLALEDFLA; this is encoded by the coding sequence ATGATTCTACTACAAGCCAATGACCTGGCTCGGCGCTTTGCCGATGACACCCTCTATGAAGGGGTCTCCTTCAATATCCAAACTCAAGACCGCATTGCCCTAGTGGGCCGTAATGGGGCCGGCAAGTCCACCCTGATTAAGCAAATCATGGGCGAGGAGCCAATCTCGGACGGTTCCATCACCAAGGCCAAAGGCCTAAAAATCGGCTACCTGGCCCAACATGTTCGGACCGAATGGAACGACAGCCTGTCCATCTGGGATACCATGCTAGCGGTCTTCCAGGAGACTTTGGCCCTACGCCAGACAGCTGAGGAAGCCGCCATGCGACTAGCTGAGCTGTCTGATGACACCCAAGCGCCAGCCTACCAGGCTGCCTTGGAGCGCTACGACCAACTCCAGGAGGCCCTAACCCAACGCAATGCCTATGCTATTGAGTCCGATATCCGGACCGTTCTACACGGTTTCCGTTTCTACGAAGCTGACTATGCCACGCCGGTTAGCCAATTATCCGGGGGGCAACGGACCCGCCTTGCCCTGGCCCGCATCCTACTTATGGACTATGACCTGCTGATTCTGGACGAGCCGACCAACCACTTAGACATGACTACCCTAGCCTGGCTAGAAACTTACCTGACTGGCTACAAGGGCGCCCTCCTCCTGGTTTCCCACGACCGTTATTTCCTGGATAAGGTAGTCAACCAGGTCCTGGAACTGCGCCATCATCGTCTCCACACCTACAAGGGCAATTACAGCTACTATGTGGAAGAGAAGGCCCTGCGTCTGGCCGCTGAGGAGAAGGCCTATGCCGCCCAACAAGCTACCATTCAAAAACTCGAAGACTTCGTCCAACGTAACCTGGTGCGGGCTTCAACGACCAAACGGGCCCAAAGTCGCCGCAAGCAGTTGGAGAAAATGGACCGCCTAGACAAGCCTAAGCAAGACAAGCAGGCGCCCCGCATCCAGTTCCTGGCAGCCAAGGACTCCGGTGAAGATGTTCTCGCCGTCGATCATTTGGCGGTGGGCTATGAAGCCACGCCGGTCGCTCAGGACCTCAACCTCCAGGTCCGGCGCCAAGAAGCCATCGCCCTAGTAGGACCTAACGGGGTCGGCAAGACCACCCTGCTCAAGACTCTGATTGGCCAGTTGCCTGCCCTGGCAGGGACCTATCGCTTTGGCACGGGCGTTCAAGTCGGCTACTACGACCAGAACCTGGTCTTGCCTGACGAGAATTTGACCGTCTTAGAAACCCTCTGGCAAGCTCATGACACTACCGACGAGAAGGTCATTCGGACCATTTTAGGCAGCTTCCTCTTCTCGGGCGATGATGTCCTCAAGAAGGTCTCCATGCTGAGTGGGGGCGAGAAGGCCCGGCTCAGTCTAGCCCTGCTAGCCACCGAGCACGACAACACCCTGATTCTAGACGAACCGACCAACCACTTGGATATCGACAGCAAGGAAGTTCTGGAAGATGCCCTGATTGCCTTCGATGGCACCCTGCTCTTCGTCTCCCACGACCGCTATTTCATCAATCGCTTGGCGACGCAAGTAGTCGAAGTCACCCCGCAAGGCGTCAAGACCTACCTAGGCGACTACGATTATTATCAGGAGAAGAAGGCCGAAGAAGCCTTAATTGCCCAGAGCCAATCTAGCGAGGCAGGCACTGAGCCTAAGGCGGCCAATTCAGCTAATCCGGCCCAACAAGACTATCAAGCCATGAAAGAAGCCAAGCGTCAACGCCGCCGCTTGGAAGAAGCCGTGGATCAGGCAGACGCCAGCCACGCCCAATGGGAGGCTCGCATCGCCCAACTCCACACCCAGATGGAGACGGCTGCCTTGGCCAATGACCAGAGCCAGCTAGCCCAGCTCCACCAAGACCTGCAAGAGGCTGAAGCTGCCCAACTTGAGGCCTTAGAAGCCTGGGAAAGTGCCAGCCTGGCCTTGGAAGACTTTCTAGCCTAA
- a CDS encoding DUF1576 domain-containing protein, which yields MADSTIPSFLRPTKKSSLLVLALYTFIFSFLMPDAGSLWSDYGQILSKQSYLMTDFTAMGMAATFFNVACHFVIAYILIYTNTRSRLNGLQAAAAGIFAGHALFGTHVLNILPIIYGVYLYSRWTGQSFGSLTTVSLFATSAAPFISFWAIAPGLSWWSLILAALIGTGVGFISAPLAEQYLKFHQGFNLYNFGFAMGLIAMFGTISFRYFKLEAPSLSILSQDHHSLLILYLLGILLGLFGLAVFKRTEVKANYGKLLRRAGRTPDDFLAHFGFGTAAFNMALNGSLYLLLALALGVQFNGPILGGILGVMGFSAFGKHPRNCLPISAGILLAALLLGQDPAQSSVWVPILFGTTLAPIAGHYGIIYGAVAGFLHYNVVSMVFSLHAGMSLYNNGFAGGFVAAFLVPIYDTLRSNHHAYDD from the coding sequence ATGGCTGATTCTACTATCCCATCTTTCCTGCGGCCCACCAAGAAGTCTAGTCTCTTAGTGCTGGCCCTCTATACCTTTATTTTTAGCTTTTTGATGCCAGATGCTGGAAGCCTCTGGTCTGATTACGGCCAAATTTTAAGTAAACAAAGCTACCTAATGACCGACTTTACGGCCATGGGTATGGCGGCCACTTTCTTCAATGTGGCTTGCCATTTTGTCATTGCCTACATTCTCATCTACACGAACACCCGGTCACGCCTTAATGGTTTGCAAGCGGCAGCCGCCGGTATCTTTGCTGGCCACGCCCTCTTCGGGACCCATGTCTTGAATATCCTACCTATTATTTATGGGGTCTACCTCTATAGTCGCTGGACCGGCCAATCCTTCGGTTCCTTGACCACGGTCAGCCTCTTCGCCACTTCGGCAGCACCCTTTATCTCCTTCTGGGCCATCGCCCCTGGCTTGTCCTGGTGGTCGCTAATTCTGGCTGCCCTGATTGGCACCGGCGTTGGCTTTATCTCGGCGCCTTTGGCTGAGCAATACCTTAAGTTCCACCAAGGCTTTAACCTCTATAACTTTGGTTTCGCCATGGGCCTTATCGCCATGTTCGGAACCATTAGCTTCCGCTACTTCAAGCTAGAGGCGCCTAGCCTCAGCATCCTCAGTCAAGATCATCATAGCCTCTTAATCCTCTATTTGCTAGGCATCCTGCTAGGCCTCTTTGGCCTAGCGGTCTTCAAACGGACAGAAGTCAAAGCCAACTACGGCAAACTCTTGCGCCGGGCCGGTCGGACACCGGATGACTTCCTAGCTCACTTTGGCTTCGGGACGGCAGCCTTCAATATGGCCCTTAACGGCAGCCTCTACTTGCTGCTGGCCCTAGCCTTGGGCGTCCAATTCAATGGACCTATCCTGGGCGGTATCCTAGGGGTCATGGGTTTCTCCGCCTTCGGTAAGCACCCACGTAACTGCCTGCCTATCTCAGCCGGCATTCTGCTAGCTGCCTTATTGCTAGGCCAAGATCCCGCCCAATCTTCGGTTTGGGTGCCTATCTTATTTGGGACCACCCTAGCGCCAATTGCTGGACATTATGGCATCATTTATGGTGCAGTCGCAGGCTTTTTGCATTATAATGTAGTGAGTATGGTCTTTAGCTTACACGCAGGCATGAGCCTCTATAACAACGGCTTTGCGGGTGGCTTTGTCGCCGCCTTCCTGGTACCCATCTATGATACCCTGCGCAGCAACCATCACGCCTATGATGATTAG
- a CDS encoding glycoside hydrolase family 125 protein — protein MAMPVSTELKKYMEKICDQARAVNPRWAEVFHECFLNTLETTIERLEDGSTFVVTGDIPAMWLRDSTAQVRPYLVLAKEHEDIYDMIAGLVQRQFGYILIDPYTNAFNQEPNGQGHGATDHTQMNDWIWERKYEIDSLAYAIQLAYLLYVNSGRTDHLTETVRKGLVTILDLWRTEQDHAGSSPYRFVRDTDRQEDTLPFDGKGSPVGYTGMTWSGFRPSDDRCTYHYLVPSNQFASVVLGYVAELAPFLGLSQEEIELAAALKDQIQAGIERYGIIQNAQGQAVYAYEVDGLGNASIMDDGNVPNLLSLPYLGFCSEDDPIYVATRQTVLSPENPYYYSGKLASGLGSSHTWDQYIWPISLSMEGLTTSHKAEKARILDLLVNTDAGTNQMHESFHVDDDSRYTREWFSWSNMMFCELLLDYFDIRVKR, from the coding sequence ATGGCAATGCCAGTATCAACTGAATTAAAAAAATATATGGAAAAGATTTGTGATCAAGCCCGGGCGGTCAATCCCCGTTGGGCGGAGGTCTTTCATGAGTGCTTCCTAAATACCCTAGAGACCACCATCGAACGCCTAGAAGATGGCAGCACCTTCGTGGTGACCGGGGATATTCCGGCTATGTGGCTGCGTGACTCGACCGCACAAGTACGGCCTTACCTAGTCTTAGCTAAGGAGCATGAGGACATCTACGACATGATTGCCGGTTTAGTCCAGCGCCAATTTGGCTATATCTTAATTGACCCTTATACCAATGCCTTCAACCAAGAACCAAATGGCCAAGGCCACGGGGCGACCGATCACACGCAAATGAATGACTGGATTTGGGAGCGCAAATACGAAATTGATAGCTTGGCCTATGCCATTCAGTTAGCTTACCTACTTTATGTCAATAGTGGCCGGACCGACCACTTAACAGAGACTGTCCGCAAGGGGTTGGTGACTATTCTAGACCTCTGGCGCACAGAGCAAGACCATGCAGGGTCTAGTCCTTATCGCTTTGTGCGTGACACTGACCGCCAGGAAGACACCCTGCCTTTTGATGGCAAGGGCTCACCCGTTGGCTACACCGGCATGACCTGGTCTGGCTTCCGGCCAAGTGATGACCGCTGCACCTACCACTACCTGGTGCCATCCAACCAATTTGCCAGCGTGGTCTTGGGCTATGTGGCAGAATTGGCGCCATTCTTGGGCTTGAGCCAAGAAGAAATCGAACTAGCGGCCGCCCTTAAGGATCAAATCCAGGCCGGCATTGAGCGTTATGGGATCATTCAAAACGCCCAAGGTCAAGCAGTCTATGCTTACGAAGTGGATGGTTTAGGCAATGCCAGCATCATGGATGATGGCAATGTGCCAAACTTACTTTCCCTGCCTTACTTAGGCTTCTGTTCAGAAGATGATCCGATCTACGTGGCCACACGGCAGACCGTTCTGTCGCCAGAGAACCCTTACTACTACAGTGGCAAATTAGCCAGTGGCTTGGGCTCCTCCCATACCTGGGATCAATATATCTGGCCAATTTCCCTCTCTATGGAAGGTTTAACGACTAGCCATAAGGCAGAGAAGGCTCGGATTTTAGACTTGCTGGTCAATACGGACGCCGGCACCAACCAAATGCACGAATCCTTCCACGTGGACGATGACAGTCGTTACACCCGGGAGTGGTTCTCCTGGTCTAATATGATGTTCTGCGAACTACTATTAGACTACTTCGATATTCGCGTTAAACGCTAG
- a CDS encoding alpha-mannosidase has protein sequence MSKKTVHIISHSHWDREWYLPFEEHHLRLVDLIDQVLDLFDTDPDYRYFHLDGQTITLDDYLQIRPHQEARLKAAVQSGKLRIGPFYILQDAFLISGEATVRNGLIGYQDLKRWGVKGEQLGYYPDTFGLTGQTPQITRGMGMSVAAFGRGVKPTGFDNQTFEEGSFKSAFSELTWKSPDGSDVMGILFANWYSNGNEIPTDSEQAKVFWDKKLADAERYAVSDQLLMLNGCDHQPAQEDLSQAIALANQLYPDYEFIHSNFTLYQEALEASLASNQPQLSVVEGELRSQATDGWYTLANTASSRLYLKQYSARLSDYLEQVLEPLATLASRYGFVYPSDKIDFIWKTLLQNYPHDSICGCSIDEVHRGMVSRFEAVQAASQTLVRGLLDFLAQQVKAPNRLPDQPYVLQVWNPSNCLKEGRLVSKVVLDRAFFSQYPVKEAYKRMAELAIEDYQLVDGQGQVVPATIVDLGANFDYDLPDDRFRRAYFARELEVEWLATVPAMSLAEYYLVPKTEDLELEGGAQDKEVIENDYLKVALAANGSVTITDKVTGQVYEDQGLLEETGDVGNEYIFRESLGQRLTQADALISTRVIHDGLADHLVLGYQLQVPISADYALLEAQKQVIDVVERQIGRADETVPVEIFVTYSLTPQSRGVAIRLEGHNEVLDHRVRLGFKLPERTDRHFVDSAYEWLWRSNHVAPEWRNPSNPQALHRNVAIGESQGLTLSVQGLPEYEVTVDDQATYLYLTCLRCTGELGDWGYFPTPEAQCLGDYEASAYLQFWQGQDQLSQSFATGSSIFIPLLVKQASLGQDLADWQASPVKVNDLPRGIEVTAFKQAHDSQDWILRLVSHASETLDLAPYLPSKLQSVNLLEEDLEATSSLIAPYEIKTYRLKKG, from the coding sequence ATGAGCAAGAAAACCGTTCATATCATTTCCCACTCCCACTGGGATCGGGAATGGTATCTTCCCTTTGAAGAACACCACCTACGTTTAGTCGACTTGATTGATCAAGTCCTAGACCTGTTCGACACAGATCCAGACTACCGTTACTTCCACCTGGATGGCCAGACCATCACCTTGGACGACTATCTACAAATTCGTCCTCATCAAGAAGCGCGCCTTAAGGCGGCCGTTCAGTCCGGTAAATTACGGATTGGGCCCTTTTATATCTTGCAGGATGCCTTCCTGATTAGTGGCGAGGCAACCGTGCGTAACGGTCTGATTGGTTATCAAGATCTCAAACGCTGGGGGGTTAAGGGCGAACAATTAGGTTACTATCCGGATACCTTCGGCCTGACCGGCCAAACTCCACAAATCACTCGTGGCATGGGCATGTCTGTGGCGGCCTTTGGTCGCGGGGTCAAACCAACGGGCTTTGACAACCAGACCTTTGAAGAAGGCAGCTTCAAGTCGGCCTTCTCAGAGCTGACCTGGAAGAGTCCAGATGGCTCGGATGTCATGGGGATTCTCTTCGCTAACTGGTATAGTAACGGCAATGAAATCCCTACTGATTCAGAGCAAGCCAAAGTCTTCTGGGACAAGAAATTAGCCGATGCTGAGCGCTATGCGGTCTCTGACCAGTTGCTCATGCTCAATGGCTGTGACCACCAACCTGCCCAGGAGGATTTGTCCCAAGCCATTGCCTTGGCCAACCAGCTCTACCCAGACTATGAATTCATCCACTCTAATTTTACCCTCTATCAAGAAGCCCTAGAAGCGAGTCTAGCAAGCAATCAACCACAATTAAGTGTGGTGGAAGGGGAACTACGTTCGCAAGCAACGGATGGTTGGTATACTTTGGCCAATACCGCTTCTTCCCGTCTCTACCTCAAGCAGTACTCAGCTCGTCTGTCTGACTATTTAGAGCAAGTCCTGGAGCCTTTGGCCACCTTAGCTAGCCGCTACGGTTTTGTCTACCCAAGCGATAAAATTGACTTTATCTGGAAGACCCTCTTACAGAACTACCCTCATGACAGCATTTGTGGCTGTAGTATCGACGAAGTTCACCGGGGCATGGTGTCACGTTTTGAAGCCGTCCAAGCGGCTAGCCAGACCCTAGTGCGGGGCCTTCTAGACTTCTTGGCTCAGCAGGTCAAGGCGCCAAATCGTTTGCCAGACCAGCCTTATGTCTTGCAGGTCTGGAACCCAAGCAATTGCCTCAAGGAAGGACGTCTAGTCAGCAAAGTCGTCTTAGACCGGGCCTTCTTCAGTCAATATCCGGTTAAAGAAGCCTACAAACGCATGGCAGAATTAGCCATTGAAGACTACCAATTAGTGGATGGCCAAGGCCAAGTCGTGCCTGCCACCATTGTGGACCTAGGGGCTAACTTCGACTATGACCTACCAGATGACCGCTTCCGCCGGGCTTACTTCGCTCGTGAATTAGAAGTGGAATGGCTAGCCACCGTGCCTGCCATGTCCTTGGCTGAGTACTATTTGGTGCCTAAGACAGAGGACCTGGAACTAGAAGGCGGGGCCCAAGACAAGGAGGTCATCGAGAATGACTACCTCAAAGTGGCCCTTGCAGCTAATGGCTCTGTCACTATCACCGATAAGGTGACCGGCCAGGTCTATGAAGACCAAGGGCTCTTAGAAGAAACGGGGGATGTGGGCAACGAGTATATTTTCCGCGAATCCTTAGGCCAACGCCTGACCCAAGCCGACGCTCTCATTAGCACCCGGGTCATCCATGATGGTTTGGCTGATCATCTGGTCCTAGGCTATCAACTTCAAGTGCCAATTTCGGCTGACTATGCCTTATTAGAGGCGCAAAAACAAGTCATCGATGTGGTCGAACGCCAAATTGGCCGGGCTGACGAGACAGTACCGGTTGAAATCTTCGTCACCTATAGCCTGACCCCTCAATCACGGGGCGTGGCCATCCGTCTAGAAGGTCACAATGAGGTCTTGGACCACCGGGTACGACTGGGCTTCAAGCTGCCTGAACGCACGGACCGCCACTTTGTCGACTCTGCCTATGAATGGCTCTGGCGCTCTAACCATGTGGCGCCTGAATGGCGTAATCCAAGTAACCCACAAGCCTTGCACCGCAATGTGGCCATTGGGGAGAGTCAAGGTTTGACCTTGAGCGTACAGGGGCTACCTGAATATGAAGTGACCGTCGACGACCAAGCGACTTATCTCTATCTGACTTGCTTGCGTTGCACCGGCGAATTAGGTGACTGGGGTTACTTCCCAACACCGGAAGCCCAATGTCTGGGCGATTACGAAGCCAGTGCCTACCTCCAATTCTGGCAAGGCCAAGATCAGTTAAGCCAAAGCTTTGCGACCGGGTCTTCCATCTTCATCCCACTCTTGGTTAAGCAAGCCAGCCTAGGTCAAGATTTGGCTGACTGGCAAGCCAGCCCAGTCAAGGTCAATGACCTGCCAAGAGGCATCGAAGTGACGGCCTTCAAGCAGGCCCACGATAGCCAAGATTGGATTCTCCGCCTAGTCAGCCATGCTTCAGAGACGCTCGACCTGGCACCTTATCTACCTAGCAAGTTGCAATCGGTCAACCTCTTAGAAGAGGACCTAGAGGCGACCTCTTCGCTGATTGCGCCTTATGAAATCAAGACCTATCGCCTTAAGAAAGGGTAA